AATGTGACTACTTTAATTTGTATGAATCTGTATGTGCAGACAGATGGATTCTTCGTAGAATGCGGAGCCCTGAATGGTGAATACATGTCGAATTCACTCGATTTAGAAAGGAAATACAACTGGAGTGGAATACTGATCGAAGCCAATCCAATTACTTTCCAAAAACTCTTGTCACGTAACCGAAAAGCGTGGACGCTGCCCATCTGTCTCAGTTTAGAACCGTATCCTACCGAGGTTtagtataatcaaaatttgaatacCTAAGCCATCAGTTCAAAATGTTTCCCATGCAGGTTATATTTCAGCCAAAGAGTGGTGATCCTGGACACAGTCATATTGAAGCGGATACATTACAGAAACCTGGAATACCGGGCGTCGATCCTGATGCGGTTAAAGTTCAGtgttttccgttttattcCGTTTTGTTGGCAGTCGGGCGGACAGACGTGGATTTTTTTAGTCTCGACGTCGAAGGACACGAACTGCAAATACTCAAGACCATCCCCTGGCACAAAGTTGACATTAAGGTACATAAAATCAAAAGTGATGGCAAAGTTgcgaaaattgttttaaacaCCGAatattttttgctatttttttttcccctcttgtATGTCATAAAGACGTTGACTGTTGAATGGGACCACATCCCGGAAGGCCAGGAAGCGTTGTCTCGTTTTTTGGAAGACAGTGGGTTCATGAGGATTGGAGCATTTGATTTTCAGTTCACCAGAGATGTCATCTTCGTTAAAGATTTGATTAATATCTGATGAACGATTCTTGTGTTTCACTCGTCTCTtgagcaaaaataaaattgctaGACAATGATAGTTGAAAATGGAATGTGAATCAATTTTAGGTTAACTGAATTTAATTCTGTATCCTACATATTTTGTACGCTCCTATTTTCAACGGTAAGTAGTCAAATGAGTTGCTATAATAGTGGTAATTCGGATCAAAATCGATTTATATAAAGGTGCAGGACGATGCTAATTTCCAAAAGTTTAATATGCTTTTAAGTCGATCAACGACTAATTCGAATTAAAGTCCCCCGGTGGCGAACGTGGCAAGTTTTCGAGTATTAGTGACATCGCACGagggaaatgaaattttaagcccgactaaataagcccgacttttctctgtcgggctttaaaaatttttctgcaaaaactgacactcaacggaattggttgaatatcacaggatatactcaaaattggatgctgattccggaaaaaaagctatttttttttcattaagttaatcgtttttgaaaaaaaccgaatatttgacgcaacgCTAGCGCTGATGCAgtagaaatattcggtgtgtGTACGTAGAGTATTAACTAGAAATgggaccggtagatggcgatatcagtaaaacaggaaaaaataccaaaaaaaataaaaaatatggcaatccgttaaaaaaaaaaaaaaaaaaaaaagatggcgaaacaagatgtttttttttatggtaaaacggattgcctttatggcaatccgttttacataaaaaaaaaaaaaatggcggaaaaaaaataaaaaatcacacttttttctttttttccgacacgtagccatctaccgctcagactcattattactggcgtaggcaatttcagtccattggatgccattcgcagttagttaagtagcgtggatggagaataacgcgtggctggaggaacaattgaaaaatggataagataatacaacaaaaggatggtaagtataaacattattatattggttttcaattattaattattgtttattagatcaaattatgaagctgcaggcccaattattggaacaacacaaaatattagataacagcaaagctaaggatggtaagggcttatacgtaatgattctatttatttgcttttattcatttgtgttttgtagctcaaattttgagtctacaagctcagctaggggaaaagaacaaattggaatggaacagtttccaaacagtgaaggaggtttttccaaactcatccctaactgaacatgaggatgaattggcattaggcgaacacagtcaggtacctaaacttttcaaataagaattcaaaataagtatagaattttaacaaacaattatttattgcttagttattcagtctaccacctgacagtgtgttaaagttaaattctgttagtgctgcactaaaagaattgttagtaataagtccatgcagcgaaggaattgaacaattgtgggatcgtatttgggctgaaaatgggtgtggtacggaaacccagaaatagcatgagttcaacataaaacatgaattaggtacttttcggttttttgtctatcgaaaaagtatttttaatgctattattttgcattcacagattttaacgggggatcaaatcaagtctggaagtgttacaggatggaagagtgagcctacagatgaaaaaacactgagagtgcattaccgtaaggtgtgaggtaaattaatagagtaatacaaattgcctaatgagaagtaccatcttgtgttaatgaatccagtacaacagcaatcctttatagttctgtcacagctagaagcctcaaataattctgcttctctgtctaaagaacaacttgtcctttatgttcagagtgttggggaaactgggtatttaaatggccctaaagatgttttaattttgctgctattgcagagatgaacatcatacatggactctttaggtatgaaaggatttttcttcaaataattttgaatttatgacgaagaatttctcctccttttgccaaccaggtcttatctaccaaaaaaaattttatccaataggaaaggattttcatgtactgggaaaacaactatcaacaatgcaacattctacaggtgctagtttatcattcaagagccttatacaatgaagttaatctgcaatttgtatgtcctttcccaagcttccaccagaagttgaatctatgagtcatgtaagttccatgatcaacaattgatgtgtttaacggtgttgtttttcttttctcaatataggttaatagtaacattggatctgaaaagattcttggttggggcaagacactgaataaattgtattgattggatggatgacatgacattgctatacttaattcggattccccagacggtatttgatatttaaaaaattgaagtgcatatctgggctcccttcttttctgaagccccgtttccccttgactcataataagcccgtagggggtcatgcccctactgtacggtatatataaaaacaacatataccgaggtttggagggctctggccggaaaggggacgtggggtgccgcttcgtccgatgatgtgttcacggagggtgatgtggctgcccacaaatccgaactaaaggttaatcgctcctgtaaaaatgttccaaatcttcagctcttcttccggcttctcttagccaatcaccgggtaatctccccggtgggtcaacaaggcagtgtctccccctgcctgggttgacggcaacttttgaaagggctattgtgcctttttaaagttgcaaaaataattgtaatgtgcagagaattgtcaataaaattttttttataaaatattttttgcaaaattcgtttctttcattgtctgtattcgctgtgttcacacgttacactttttatatttagcttgcttaattcacctttattgtttttgtcacctttgatggtaagcattgtttccattggtttatcgtttatctgtaagtattatttattacactctttgaattgttcaacttagattcaaggaacaattggatattttatgaagtaattttgtattttgttttactcgtatgggaaccgatccccagacattcagcgtgcaacgccgatgctctaacattgagccacgagatatatttaaattttttattatcgcatatcatatgttatcgtctaggatgtttatgcagtctttcacaactatatgtttatctttctattgcttccataaggttcttagctctgtggtagagcttttatctgcgatacctgttaccctgggttcaaacctcagtagatgtgtaaaaatgaagtagaatattGTACAAGAGTATTAAgaatattgcagaattgcatttcagttttattctaagtgtaaatgcaagtccacaagtgactagaaaaaaaagccaaactaaaatcatatgattcgtggctcattggtagagcatcggcgaggtatgccgaacatccagggttcgatccctggataataatagaatgctgataatagaatgcttacatataaacgataaaccaatacccgtcaccttaccatcaaatgtgacaaaaacaaataaagcaaagccaaaaaaaaaaattgataaatgtaatgtgtgaacaaagctaacacagacaatgaaagaaacgaattttgcaaaaaatattttataaaaaaaattgtattgacaattctctgcacattacaattatttttgcaactttaaaaaggcacaatagccctttcaaaagttgccgtcaacccaggcagggggagacactgccttgttgacccaccggggagattacccggtgattggctaagagaggccggaagaagagctgaagatttggaacatttttacaggagcgattaacctttagttcggatttgtgggcagccacatcaccctccgtgaacacatcatcggacgaagcggcaccccacgtcccctttccggccagagccctccaaacctcggtatatgttgtttttatatataccgtacagtaggggcatgaccccctacgggcttattatgagtcaaggggaaacggggcttcagaaaagaagggagcccagatatgcacttcaattttttaaatatcaaataccgtctggggaatccgaattaagtatagcaatgtcatgtcatccatccaatcaatacaatttattcagtgtcttgccccaaccaagaatcttttcagatccaatgttactattaacctatattgagaaaagaaaaacaacaccgttaaacacatcaattgttgatcatggaacttacatgactcatagattcaacttctggtggaagcttgggaaaggacatacaaattgcagattaacttcattgtataaggctcttgaatgataaactagcacctgtagaatgttgcattgttgatagttgttttcccagtacatgaaaatcctttcctattggataaaattttttttggtagataagacctggttggcaaaaaggaggagaaattcttcgtcataaattcaaaattatttgaagaaaaatcctttcatacctaaagagtccatgtatgatgttcatctctgcaatagcagcaaaattaaaacatctttagggccatttaaatacccagtttccccaacactctgaacataaaggacaagttgttctttagacagagaagcagaattatttgaggcttctagctgtgacagaactataaaggattgctgttgtactggattcattaacacaagatggtacttctcattaggcaatttgcattactctattaatttacctcacaccttacggtaatgcactctcagtgttttttcatctgtaggctcactcttccatcctgtaacacttccagacttgatttgatcccccgttaaaatctgtgaatgcaaaataatagcattaaaaatactttttcgatagacaaaaaaccgaaaagtacctaatccatgtttcatgttgaacttgtgccatttctgggtttctgtaccacacccattttcagcccaaatacgatcccacaattgttcaattccttcgctgcatggacttattactaacgattcttttagtgcagcactaacagaatttaaatttaacacactgtcatgtggtggactgaataactaagcaataaataattgttttttaaaattctatacttattttgaattcttatttgaaaactttaggtacctggctgtgttcacctaatgccaactcatcctcacgttcagttagagatgagttttgaaaaacctccttcactgtttggaaactgttccgttccaatttgttcttttcccctagctgagcttgaagactcaaaatttgagcaacaaaacacgaatgaataaaagcaaataaatagaatcattacgtgttaggcctacgatccttagctttgttatctaatattttgtgttgttccaataactgggcctgcagcttcataatttgatctaataaacaataattaataattgaaaaccaatataataatgtttatacttaccatttttttgttttattatcttatccatttttcaattgttcctccagccacgcgttgttctccagccacgctactcaattaactgctaatgggatacaattaactcaaattgcttacatgcctgtaataacgaaaccgactgatagatggctacgggtagaaaaaagagaaaaaagtgcgattttttttttttttccgccattttttttttttttttttatgtaaaacggattgccatatattaACGCACAAGAATGTTAAGAAACATCGCTATCAAGTTAAGTTATTTGTTACAGCTAATCAGTGATTACAGGGGAACAATAACGCCacctttttttcctatatgCAACCCGTTCACATTTCAGGCTAtagaaataagcccgacaaaaaacataagcccgacttttttttaaattttgtattttatttttttaacttccATATAATACGAAAATATGtgatttatattttaatttaacaaGGATCACGCAAATTGCATTAATTTTTCCTCTGAGACTTGAAATTCCAGAACTAAATGTGAAAAACTAgtttactagcgcgccagtacgctacagcgctagcgtagGGAAAATCCTCACGAtagttttcttcgtttatttgaaaaactattaggcccattgaaaaataaacttgatttccgtgattcccatttaattctgaatcgaaatcatttattttaagccaaatttgaaatttggccaaaaatcaaaaagtgggaaggctattattatattatttaaaatgttGAGGCCAATTCGGTTTCAttcacttttttaaaatttccagaTAGCGATTATGTCTATACCATAGCTACGCGAACGCTGAAGAAAGCTCCGCTGGATTGAAGTAAAGGAATAATAAGGTAGGTCATCAATAGTAGTATTTTATCCCAAATTTTCATTACGCAGGGGGATGATGGGAGTGATAACGAGCATGCGACATTACTGAAGTCTAATGGtaataaaaaagtagaaaGGTTAAACACTGTCCTAGCGCACACTAGTATCAATTATACTCAACCGGCTGTTACcacaaaaataataagcaaTTGGTAAGTTGAAGGTCGCGGTCGTTCAACGGGTATGAGTTACGGTGGCCGGTCTTGATAATATCAGGACGAGCATGTACGTCTATCACTCTCCAACGGTAACCAAAGGTAGGTATACCAGTTAAGTCCAATGGATGGTAAGAGCCTCTCCACGACCAGACGGATTATACGTAGTGGCCCGTCGTGATAGTATCGCGACATGTAGATATCACTCCAACGGACTTAACAACAGGCCATGGTATTTGAATTGATATGATTTCATTTGAGGAACTAACTTCCGCCTCGGTCTACGGACCAAAAAGGAGCACGGGCAGGGCCTAGGGGGAAGTTCCCGACGGCGCTCAACCGTGAATAATCATTtgttagtgttttttttttttttttttacttttttttttctttttgctagaGCACATGAAGAGACGGAAAACTTTAGAGGATCTTCTATTCGACTTGGTTGAAGTGCGGTGCTGCCTTACTGGATGTTATTTCGGAACCGGATCCAATCCAATGTTCAATTCCATCCGATCCAATGTCCTTTTTGTTGCTGACGATGGAAATCTTCCACTGATTCGTCAACTGCTCTTACCTGGAATCAGGTGCAAAAACGTGAACTTTGGAAGTAATCTGAGGTGGCATTGCCAAGAACTCTTTGGGATGTTCAGCCACTTAATGCGAAATGAAACCCATTAAGCGTACGGCTGCTTGATTGTTGGAGAAAATCTCCGACAGCATAGGAACAGAAACTCAGCTACAGCCCAAGAGTTTTCAATTTTACATGTTGTATAACTCCCATTACGTTTTAATACTTGcttcataaataaataaatagctTCACTTTAAATCTATGTATCTGTGCTGTTTATCTTGCTGTACGTGACGTTAAGCGGAATTTGCCCGGCAAATTGTGTGACGATCCAAAGTCGTTAACCGTGGTATCCTGAGATATGTAAGATAGAATAAATTTTCCGGCAGTCACACTACCATTGCATTAGAAAATATGGTGCAACTTACTACCCCTCACACCTGGAATACCGCCATAAAcagattttttcaaaaatacgAATAGTGTTATTCTTCCACGTTAATTTTTTAACGCTGGTGCCGCCATAATTCATCATTATCAAACTACTCACTACTATAGCACATTGTTATTTaacatgcattttttttacctccgAAACTTCCATGTCCTGTTAATTAATAAGGAAAAGTTCAGGCAACGGTTCTAATTTAATTTCAGATAACATACCTCCAAATCCTCCACCGTAACCAGTTCTCAAGCCTTCATACCACAAAGATGACACGATGAATTAGTTCAGTTTTTGGTACTAAGCATTAAGTTTTTGAATGAGATTTCTTACCAGCGCCTCCAAAGCTTCCACCTTAAATTGCAATTATTAAAATTATGAAAAATCAGCACACAATTCCGAATTCCATAATCTAATCGCAAACGTACCTCCGTAACCGAATCCACCTACAGTAGCTGCTCATTTTTGGAGAACGAAGCAATTCCACCGTAATAAATTAAACCTTAATTATTCTCCGTTTAAAATGTCAATCAAGTTAAAGTTTAATCGCTTCACCTCCATGTCCTGCAAATCCTCCTAGACGGGAACCTGTTGCGTAGCCTAAACTTTTAAGTGCATTACCCAATACTGTTTAGAAACACTTAAAACAAGATTATACCTCCGCTGAATCCTCCTCTTCCTAAAACGAGAGTTACATGAAATTCATAATTAGAACTTTATAAACGATTAAAATTCTATACCTCCGTAGCTACCTCCAAAACTTCCTCCGGAGCTACCTGTTGTTCGCACACGTTGAACATGATAAACACCAATATCATCTTCAATCGACCTTATTAGTTTACAAATTGTAATTTACCTGCGTGCCCACCAACGAACGACCGAGTTCCTTTCATGTGTCGTCCATTTACATGGTTTAAGAGCAGATGAAACGTTTGAACACAAAACTGTTAAATTAAttgtttaacaaataaaagtTTATACCCCCATAACCACCACCGAATCCTGCACTTCCTAATAGTTCAACAGAAACGAATGTATGaaccatttttcatttaagaaataaaacaatttaccTCCGTAACTACCGGTGAATCCTCCTCCAAATCCTGCAAGTCAATGGATTATACCATATACGTTCGTTACAAGCAACAGATGCataaatcaaacgaaaactAACGAAATTTATTTGCTTAAATGTAGGAAAAAGGAGACCTTAAAATACTAGTTATGCtaataaatattaacttaTGTTATTATTCGAGCATTTTGTTTCATACCACCGTGAGTTCTACTGCCGTAATGTTGGGCCGTCGCTGCGCTGATAAATACGACAAGCAGAACAACTGCgaacatgaaataaaaaacctaAAATATAATCGGATTTAAATTTGGTTACAACTTTGTCTCTTATTGTCATGAAAATGTAAAGTACTTACGTTTCGGATGGAAAAACGACTCATCATTTTGATTCGAAGAATTTAAATTCTGCGGGTAAAGTTGGAAGTTGCTTACGCTCTCTTTGCTTGAGGtgtgatgaaaatgaaattatttgtACAACCTTTTATACCAGACCGGAAACAAAGTGCCGATTAAATGTTTGCAAATGCGCTTTGTTTCTAATTCTGTTTTTGCTTCTGTTGGGTGGTCGAATACAATAGTCCCCCAGTGTAACAAAAATCAGCCCATTGAATTACTTTGACACGTGACGTCATTTGACTAACTATTTTTCACTGAaagggaaattaaaaaaaaaagaaatgtaataaTCGCTTTCACGTTAAAAGAAGTTCGATCTATAATTCTTTGAATACGCAATTGAGAAACAATGTTGACGCAGTGCGATGAATAACTTGACCAAATATCACGCTGAATGATTACCCATCGGTACCTGGCATCAGGTGGTACATCAAAATAAACTTGGTCATGGAACACTGCGCACAGTATCTCGTCATCTTGACATTGCAATAAAagtgaaaacaagaaatcgaACATTGCCCTCCCACCTTTCGCTTTCTATTGTCACGTAGCCGTTCCGTGATGaagaattgttttgaaaacccCACTTCCGGGCTGTTTCTTTGATAGCGAAGAACTGTTGTTAGAGAAATataattcatttatttgaaaCAACCTATTAGGCCAAACGACGTAACGCAATGGCGTTTAACTCGCATAAAACTTGTCGGATGAGAAACAATTGCATCCATTTGTTGCCATCGCCATTTGAATGATGGACATAACGGAAACCACTCCAATCAGCGTGAAATGAAAATCACTTTTTGCATTGATCCCGACATTTTGGCACTTGGCTGCACGGTTGGCAATCTTGGGCCTCATCGTTGTAAATCTTATTGCCCTCACAATCCTAAGAGAATAAtgtaaacaattaaaaatcaGCTGTGATAAAGATAAGACGCATAACCGAAATGTTTTCTAACGTTGGAATTACCATCAATGTCGCAACACAGTTGTCACATTCATAATATTGTGAACTGCAAGCATCACCCGGGATGGGATGAAGCATATCAAGATTATTTGGGCAGACAAAGGAGTCATGTGCATGCCACATGTTAAACAGCGATGATGGACACGCTGGAGCATCGGCAGTCGTTGTTTGtccatttgttgttgattcaGTAACTGCCAATGTCGTGAAATCTTGGGATGCTGGGCTGAATAGAATGTCGTCAATGGCAACGGCGTCTTCAGCGTCTATGCCACAGTAAGCGTAAAAGACTAACTAATTACACGAAGTGCGTGTTTTTAATTCAAGTAATCGGACATTAGATTATTGTTTTTACTGAGAAAGTTGAAGAAGATTGACCGGTGACAAAAAGCGATCGAGACTGCCATGATCGATTGGATATGTCTGAGTAATTGTACAAATTAACTAGGAGTTCTTCATTTCCGTTACGTGCCAAGTACACCTGCGTGGAAATTACCAAGAACATGACAAGTTTTAAATTTCTTACCGTAATAACACGTTTAAAtagtttgaaattcaaatgcgTGATAACgatattttaatttaattaaaattatacCTCGAGATTGGTGAACGCGGGCCATTTGGAACGAATCCAGAATGCAAAcgaaacgttaatttcattGCC
The nucleotide sequence above comes from Daphnia carinata strain CSIRO-1 chromosome 3, CSIRO_AGI_Dcar_HiC_V3, whole genome shotgun sequence. Encoded proteins:
- the LOC130693553 gene encoding uncharacterized protein LOC130693553 isoform X1, translated to MMSRFSIRNVFYFMFAVVLLVVFISAATAQHYGSRTHGGFGGGFTGSYGGSAGFGGGYGGTRSFVGGHAGSSGGSFGGSYGGRGGFSGGYATGSRLGGFAGHGATVGGFGYGGGSFGGAGLRTGYGGGFGGHGSFGGVRGRYHG
- the LOC130693165 gene encoding protein Star-like → MKNIGVTACQSRSKAQFCLIVIILLLIVFLFLHSEKVIHHHYQESQQNQLVNSAPVTSRYPASNRSYNLMEENVSPGQESQGNSECSLDYMNSQKLPQDHPCVIETIRQHYLNKPSPPSIPLKLDSDDDKDRSPGQTGVILRLLKNKTDGFFVECGALNGEYMSNSLDLERKYNWSGILIEANPITFQKLLSRNRKAWTLPICLSLEPYPTEVIFQPKSGDPGHSHIEADTLQKPGIPGVDPDAVKVQCFPFYSVLLAVGRTDVDFFSLDVEGHELQILKTIPWHKVDIKTLTVEWDHIPEGQEALSRFLEDSGFMRIGAFDFQFTRDVIFVKDLINI
- the LOC130693553 gene encoding uncharacterized protein LOC130693553 isoform X2; protein product: MMSRFSIRNVFYFMFAVVLLVVFISAATAQHYGSRTHGGFGGGFTGSYGGSAGFGGGYGGTRSFVGGHAGSSGGSFGGSYGGRGGFSGGYATGSRLGGFAGHGATVGGFGYGGGSFGGAGLRTGYGGGFGGHGSFGGYHG
- the LOC130693538 gene encoding uncharacterized protein LOC130693538 — protein: MKETVFIVYVCFVSCLTEGIAQNIKAGSKELSELDNDFEDGTLQPWIEESQGSVRWKVGNQASSWEPNNPAPQPLNGKNYLRVDRRGSKSFGVAILRSPTFKLPSGNEINVSFAFWIRSKWPAFTNLEVYLARNGNEELLVNLYNYSDISNRSWQSRSLFVTGQSSSTFSLVFYAYCGIDAEDAVAIDDILFSPASQDFTTLAVTESTTNGQTTTADAPACPSSLFNMWHAHDSFVCPNNLDMLHPIPGDACSSQYYECDNCVATLMDCEGNKIYNDEAQDCQPCSQVPKCRDQCKK